accccctcctcccaaacacccctaaatggATTGCAACAGGTAAATTGTTACCAACTGTAGTGCAAATGTACAGTAGACAAAAAAATACAACTTGCAGCAAATGCCAACAATGCATGAAACCGATTGAGCTCATGGACACTGAAAAGCCCATTAAACTGGTTAAGGCCCATTAACATGGCACATTGGCTATAGAAGTACTTTTAAATGTAACCAAATTTATTCTGAATATATAATAGCTACTGTTTCTACTATCCTCTCTAAAAAAGTAATTGCTAGTAATAATTTCCTAGACTAAATATGAATATAAAGACAGGGAAAATAGCTATAAATATGCACAAAACAACCACCCTTAGTTCTCCAACTAACATAATGAAAAAAGGAAGATAAATATAATCAGCAAACATTGATTTTAATCGGACGGCCCATGGCTGAAAAATTCGAACATGGTCCCTGTTGTACGGATTTCtcaagaaaacaaaaacaatgTGCGATAAGAAGGTAATAACTTAAAAGCAATTCCTCCTCTACTGCATCatatcaactttttttttctttttccccattTTGAACTCAGAATTGATCCGATAGAAGATGGACACTTagaatgtgtttggttgggtggctaTCCCCCTAACCAGGCCAGCCCAATGCAAGATGCACTAGTTTGGTTGCCTGGCTAAAGGACTTAGCCAGCCCAGCCCAAGCCACCCGAGGGGGCATAGCCAGGCCCAGCTAATACGGCCGATTCGGCCGTTTCCAACCAGCCAGGCCTGACTTGTGCACATCTGGTGGCCCGACTTGTGCAGCTCCTTGACGCAGGTGGCCGCTAGGGTTACCGCTTGCCCTCCCATTTGCGCCGCAACCGGGGTCCTACACTCATCCCCTCTCGtctcgccgtcgcctccccccgttcgtcttcctcctcccgttcatcttcctcctcccgtaGCAAGGTTGAAAGCTTCTTCGATCCGGTAAGATCGCTTGCCTAGCGGCTCCTTGGACTGGTTTGTGAGCGAGTTCCTCTCAAGACTTGTCACTCCCACATGGTTTCCCTTCTGCGTGTGATGCTTTCCTATGAGATGTGTTTGATTTGCTTATTCTTGCGAGATTGATTTTGTTGTAGATCTGGCAGTAATGCTTAAATTGGTACCTTGTTACCTACATATGAGCGGTGCAGCAAGGTCAATGATGATAAATTTCATGTCTGGCCGATTGTTTTATGAGTAGCGGTGCATGGTTCTTGATGCTTGTTACTGGTGTCTTGATTTGTGAATTTGTGCTCTCATGTTCTTGAGAAATATTAGATCTACTTGATGAAATGGTACAATATGACTGATTTTGTAGATCTGGCAGTAATGCTTAAATTGTTACTCTTGTTACCTACATATGAGCGGTGCAGCAAGGTCAATGATGACAAATTTCTAATTTTTCATGTCTGGCTGATTGTTTTAGTTAAACTTATCTGAGTAGCAGTGCACGGTTCTTGATGGTTGTCACTAGGAGGTGCATCTTTCTGGGTGTCGTAGCTGTGACTTGCATCCATTTCTTTTCAAATGTTGTAGCACAACTGATGAAATAGTAGTACATGATTCTGATATATGTGATGCTTTGTTCTAGAGGATGGATGGTGCTGAAAGACGCCGATGGCTGATTTTGAGGGGTGCATCACTTGTTGTTGTAGTCACAGCTTGGATGTTTGTTAGGTTCAGGCGCCGTTGTCTCACCAGACCACCCATCACATATGCCCCCATGAGTGCTAGAGAGGAACAGAGGCAGAACAATCTTAATTACATTTATCAAGCTGATGACACTAGGTGTGTTGACCTCCTTAGAATGAAAAGAGCACCCTTCTTCCAATTGTGTGACCTTCTCCGCACAagagagctgctgaaggacacaATGCACTGTAATGTGGAAGAGCAGGTGGCAATATTCTTGCATGTAGTTGGTCACAACCAAAGGTTTAGGGTAATCAATTTATCCTTTAGGAGGTCATTTGAAACCATTAGTAGGCACTTTCAGGAGGTCCTTTATGCTGTTGGTGAGCTTAGACAGGAGATGATCCAACTTCCCTCAACTGTTGTTCATCCCAAGATTGTGGGTAGCCATCGATGGAACCCATATTTTAAGGTTAGCATACACAAACCAGTGCATAGGTGCAGTTGATGGGAAGTAGTAACCATCTATTTTGTTTCACATTGTAGGATTGCATAGGTGCAATTGATGGGACTCATGTTCTTGCAAGAGTTCCAAGGTCAATCAGGGCTGCCTTTCTAGGAAGGAAGCACACAACCACCCAAAATGTGCTTGCTGCAGTAGACTTTGACCTAAGGTTTACATATATTTTGGCTGGTTGGGAGGGCTCCGCTCATGATGCATTAATCTTGAATGATGCTCTTGAAAGGGAAGACGGTTTAAGGGTGCCACCAAGTAACTAAAATACAATAGGATGCTCCTATTTATACCACACACAATTAGAAACACCACCTCATTGGCTATGTTTGTCATATGGTAGGTAAATTTTACTTGGTAGATGCTGGATATGTAGTGAGGCCAGGCTTCCTGCCTCCATACAGAGCCACAAGATATCACTTGAGAGAGTTTGGTGCAAGGGTGCCACAGATTCCTAAAGAGCTCTTCAACCTCAGGCATTCCTCCCTTAGGACCACAGTGGAGAGGGCTTTCGGTGCTCTCCAGAATAGGTTCAGGATCTTGGACAATAAGCCTTTCCACCCATACAAGACACAAGTCAAATTGGACCTAGCTTGTTGCATCTTGCACAATTGGATCCTTAGGTTTGGAGAATGAGAATGTGAATGATGAGGCTATCCACAATGATGTCATTGTGGATAATAGCACATGGGCCTCCCTAAGAGACAGCTGTGCTGAGCAGATGTGGAATAACAGGGGCAACCTTAGAAACTAGAATATACTGTTGTTATCAGTTGTTGCTGTAACATTTGTTAAGACTATGTATTGCTGCAATGATGCAGTTAACTTATTCTGAGACCTTTGTTGCACTGCTATGATGAGACTTATCTGTTAACTTTTTTGAGACCTTTGCTGCACTGCAATGATTACCTTCTTATTTTTTACCTAATTATCTGTTACATTTCTACAATATGTCTTACATACTTATCTGTTACTTTTCTGCTATGATGAGACTTATCTGTTAACTTATCTGTTAACTTTTTCTAAGACCTTTGCTGCACTGCAATGATTACCTACTTATTTGTTACATTTCTACAATGTGTGTTACACACTTATCTATTACATTTCTGCAATGTATCTTACACACTTATTTGTTACATTTCTGTAATGTGTCCATACTTATCATAGTCAGGGATGGATGATGGTATCTTTGAGGGTATCTTTGAGGGATTTGGGGGCAATGGTGGGCAGGGAAATGGTGGGCAGGGAAATGGTGGATAGGGAGATGGTGGGTAGGGAAATGGTGGACAGGGAGGTGATGGGTAGGGAAATGGTGGGCAGGGGCCTGCAAGACTAGTGTGGACAGAAGTAATGTCTGCATTTGTCCTAAGGAGGTTCACTGAGCTGGTTGGGGAGGGACTAAAGACCGACAAAGGTTTTAAAGAGGTACATTTGAATAGTGTGGCTAGTGATCTACGTGAGTTTACAGGGTTGGAGGTTAGCGGAACTCAGGTGTACAATCATCTTCGCAAATGGCGGGCCAAATGGGTGAAAATCAGCAAACTGAAGGAGCTTAGCGGGTCCAATTGGGATGAAGAGAACTACATGATCACACACCAGAGCACTACAAAGGGCACATCAAGGTGAGTTGTTGAACTTGCTGTCTATTGAATAGTATTTTCTGAATATACATTTGTTGAATATTAGTTTTCTGAATATACATACGGCTTAATATTGTCTGAATATTTGCTATCACTGATTTAAGCATTACTACTAAGCATTACTGTCTATTAAAGGGTCCACATGGTGCTGAATATTAGTATTTGCAGGACCACCCTAAGGATGCGGAGTACCTCAACATCCCAATCAAGAACTTTGTTCAGATGCAGATGATCTTTGGAAGTGGTGTTGCTACAGGAAGGTATGCAATGGGATCAAATGAAGCCCTTGGACAACCATTTGTTGTGCTTGAGACAATGGATGTGGAGGCAGATGCTCCAGCAACAGCGGCACCAACTGAAGGAACAAAGGATGCTGAAAGCTCTGGAGTCAAGGTTGGtgggggaagaggaagaggatggtaaGCAAAGACGATGCTTCACTGATGCATGCAATGACTGATGCTATCTGGGGATTTGCAGCTGCTGTGCAAGACGCTGCTCATGCTGAAGTGTACCCTGGAACATATGAAGCATGCATGAACACTCCAGGTTTTCCAAGAGCTCTGTTGATGAAAGCTTTGAACCACATGACCGCAAACAAAGCTACTGCTATTCAGTTTGTGAAGATGTCACTAGAAGATAGAGACCTGTGGATGAGAAGCTACCTAGAAGACAATAACCTTCTGTGATCATAAGGAAAGCTACCTGGAAGATGTCTATCAATGTCATGTGGACATAATGTTTTGCAGCTTAAGTAGGAGATGAACTTCTTTGATACAACAGTAATGTCTACCAGCACTAAATGTTCTAAAGTTCATTATCTTTTGAGAATTACTCTCCTTATGCTTACACTGAATATTTGTCATATGATTAAATGCTTTAATCCTCTGCAATTTCTGGTAGCAGATTTTACATGACTTGTTATGGTTACATTTCTAGTATATTATATATGACATGCAATAATGCATTAGACACTGTCATGTTTGTTACACCATCATTGCTACAGCTTTAGCTCATTTCATTAATGCTTTAGCTTTACACTATCAATAATGCTTTAGCTTTAGCTCATTAGACACTGGTATATTACTTGTTCTTTCTGCATGTTGTCAGCTTGAGATATGACACCCTTTTCCAAGGTTCAGTTGAAGAATTGCAGCCTATGAGCTTTACATATGTTTTGTAGAGATATAGACAGAAAATTGATGCTATTTTATTCATTGCCTATCATCAGTTTCATTATTTATCTAGCTTTCTGGCTACTGCTGCTATATGCTACTACTTGTCATTGGGTGATTGCTTACCTCTGAACTTTTgttagtagtagtagtagcctGTGTCTGTATAAACTTTTGTTAGTAGTAGCCTGTGTCAGTGATCACTAGAGACCCTTCCTGAAGGACAAGTCCTTGGGTGATTGGTAACGGTGTGCTTCCTAAGAAAGCAGAGGTCCAATGTGGTCCTAATTACCTGTGTCAGTGATCTTTGACACGAAGCTTATTGCCGTCAATGGAAAGACATCTGGTGGTCCGACGACAGAAAGCAACAGCGAGCTTTAACACATTGAGGAGTTTCAACTCTCAGATTGCAGCAGATTCAATAATAGTGGCTCGCTGTGGCTCCATTAGATGAAAGGGTTGCTGTTTCCTTCAGGAAAATTATGATTTAGATGTTACAAAGACAAGTCAGGTTAAGCCATACATGATCTGTGTAAGCGACTGCTCATATACTCTGAAAACATTTTTTCGCATGCGTGTTCAAATGTAATCAGTGTTGGAAATTGAAACGAGATATTTCAAGTGAGAAGTATTCAGTCGTTAAACAGTCGTTAAAAACTCAAAAGGCAGACGAATGGCTGCTGCCGTCTGAAAATCTGATGCGGCATCCTGCATGCGTGTGTTTGACACTAGTGACCGGGCTTGGCCAGTCCAACCAAACATGATGCAAAGCCCATTGTTATGCAGGCCGAACTGTTAGCCAATCAACCAAACACGAATTCATCTTCACCTGATCCAGATTAGCCATCCAACCAAACAGATGGGCTCTAGCTACACTAACACAGGCTACATTGGGCCATGCATAACTATTAGCCCGGCTGCAACTAacccaagcaaccaaacacacccttaaatTCCAGGTGCCACTTTAATTGGGCCACAAATTCTCAAACCCGATGGCCCAATGTACAGTTGATTTcaataacttaagcacatatCCACTTtggaaaagaataaaatgcatATGCTTGATGATGGTAAATATGCAAATGCAGTAAATAAAGGTACAGCTATGCAAGTTCCCCAATCCCCATAGGTGCTAATCTGGTATTGCACAATGCAATAGACTGTATTCATGATCCAATGACTAGCTAACTCATTGGGCCTATGCCCTATGGGCCCTGAAAAAATTGTTTTTCTAGGAACCATCACTACCAGAAACAGAAAGTTCGctgagtgcctggggcactcggcgaaggctcaaaaacactcggcgaaacgtttgccgagtgtaacactcggcaaatggcaCACGGTAAATTTTgactcggcaaagttaagtttgccgagtgttttctgtcgtacactcggcgaagctttcgCTGAGtgacaaaaaaacactcggcagacatattttttgaaaaaaataaaaaaaatggcacgCCGACACcgtcggccgcaccaccagcaccgccaccaccatccacaccgccgccagccaccgccactgcctcccgccgccacgccatgaaccccgccgctgccagcaccggctcgccgccaccacgcccccgcgccagccaccaccacacgcCGTTGCTTTGCTCTAGCCAGGTGCCACGGAGCCTCGATCGTGCCGTCGATGGAGCCCTGGTGGTGGTgtaggaggccgccgccgctcccggacaGTTCCGCGGCGTCCCTCGGTGGACTCCCCGGACGGCCGAGACGGAGTCCGCCGGATCTGGGGAGGGGCACAGCggatccgccgatccggggaggggcgccgccggtgacagaggggaggggtggggaaGCAAATccgggggaggggcgccgccgatgatagaggggaggggcggggaagaagatccggtggaggggcgcCGCGCGGAAGCagatccgggggccgggcgtcgggcggcggcggggcggggggcgccgggcgccgggggccgggcgccaggcggcggcggggcggggggcgccgggcgccgggggccgggtgccgggcggcggcggggggcgccgggcggcgagcggcggtggcggcagggagagaggaagaggtgggggACGGGTGGGGTAGTGGACGGGTGGGAAGGAGATCGGGTGGGTGCGGTGCCGGCCAGGGATAAGTACTCTGCGCGGTTGGGAAAAAAAgaagtcgccgagtgtccgatgtggacactcggtaaagggtttctttgccgagtgtccaccctaggacactcggcaaagtttttttaaaaaaaaataaaaaatatccaacagtttcaaaaaaatactaaattttcacacgaaacaatatatgttctctactgactatgcaaaaagttttgtagtcaaactgaactcgaccgtcacttcgactctaaattttatcgaatccttctcaaagttactattcttcttctgagatgcttcggtttgtaatcatcgtacatgataaAATATGCAAaactttctcaatttttttccacagcctccacgtattatatcatcacatcatgacaaatctcatgattttcagactttgcttattttttttacaatttaaaaatactaccgcCACACGTTCattgtcgtgtttcctgaacaagatgttcgcaatttcttttcatttcatgggtcaggtctcaaattgagccaaataatatgaatatcatttttctactcattttgttccataatttgaatcacttgcagtttaaatttgacttataccaaaaatttccttgaaatgcaattaattaaataaatatagcaaataaatccaaaaatatacctaattttaacatggagtaccacatgttgtatgtgggaagtagaaaaaatttcaaggtgaaaagaggaaaaaaatatttttttaccgagtgtcaaaaaaaacactcggcaaaccccccctctttgccgagtgtttttttgacactcggcaaacccccctctttgccgagtgtttttttgacactttgccgagtgtattttttgtgacactcggcaaagtcccgatttgccgagtgtttttagcttggcactcggcaaagagcctgtttgccgagtgttcgaaaaaaaacactcggcaaagaaaaaacactcggcaatttttatcTTTCCCGTAGTGCATCTAAAATAATAATGTAATACTATATCACAAGTAATTATACGAAATGAATCTAAGCTGCACCGATTCAACTAAACAAAATAATATCTTTTTGTAAGGGATTACTTTACGTGGAAGCATGAAGAAATGGAAATGGATAATATTCCCTTCTATGGGAAGCATAACCCGAAGAGTGAGACCGTTTTAAAGTTAACCCATTGGACAGAAATGCAAAGACTATTGAAGATACTAAAGAACGTGATTTGGATATGGTGTATGTGGGTCAACCACATGATACATGTAGCATTGTGATATCAAGACAAAATTGACATAGGAGAACGTCGAGATACTAAAAACATTGACATAGGAAAGAACGGTTTCCAAAAGTGACAATTTTTGCCGATGGATGCGgttatttttctatatataacTTCAGAGACGCTTGGCAATGAACACAATCAAAAAACACTACACACACAAGGCGGTGACCCATATATAGGTGTGAAGTTGGTGTTGCACAATGCAGTAGACATTGTTCATCATCTGATAACAGAATGATCGCATTGTGCTTATGGGTCGTAATGGTCGAAAATATTGTTTTTTCTAAGAACCAACTAAAATATTGTACCTCTATGtttcaagaaaaaataaaaaaggtagTCTAACACCGATTCAATTaaagaaaataatatatttCTAGCGATGGATTGCTTTACGTGGAACGGAGAAGAAATGGAAGGCAATAGATAACGGGTGGCTAGAGATTACAATGTTTCCTTCTGCAAGCAGTCTAACCCAAATCGTGAGTCCCTTCTAAAGCGAACCCACCAAACAGAAACACGAAGTGTACTAAAGATACAAAAGAGCATGATTTGGATACAACGTACTCATATATTATTGTTTGACCATTGGATACCCATAGCATTGCGATATTGAGACAGCATTATCATAGGAGAACGTCGAGATATCAAAACATTATCATATGAAAGAAAAGGATTCCAAAACTGACAACTTTTCCATGATGGATATGTTTATCCTTCAGTATATAAACAATGCTAGAGACACTTGGCAACGACAAAAAGAAGTGCCCTCAAGGCGCTCATGAAGAGCGTTAACACGACAAGAACCATGTACTTGGTAATTTCTACCATCTACACGGCTATGGTTATTATGTCATGTTCCTTCACATTACCCATCAATGCTCGTACATTGTGCATCTTGCAACAAGCATAAAACCTACACCTCTGCATACACACATACACATTTTATTTTCCTTCACTTGGTTCTTATTATTGCATGCTCTTGTTCTGATGCAATTCCATGTACATGTGTGCAGTCTATGTAGTGACATGCCAACCCATGAGCCGTCGTCGCGGATTGTATCGGTGCTTGAGCATCTGCGTGAACTCAGGCTTCAACACTTACAGAGCCTACTGCATCAGAACGACTATTTGTGTATTACGAACGAACTCTGAATTTATTGAATCATAATAAAATATCTCCATCATTTTGTTCAATCCGATACCGTTTAACTACTGCTATAGGTAATTAACTGGTTGCAACTCAGGGGCGCCAATGGCGCCAAACACAAACACCCTCAATCGATCAGTTTACATTTTATTCACATACACGATAATCAATGGCCGCGGAGTTCATGTGTCAATAGTTGATGTTAATTAGCATGGTTGTATATGTAATTAGAATATAAAATATATTATGATCATACAATGAGTGCATGAACAATTAGTGCAAGAATAATGAATCGAGAGAATATAGTAAATTAATTCATTCTTATATTTATGTGCCATTAATCaatatcaattttttttgggaaagtTCAGCAGCATGAGAGAGATGTAAGACAAGATCAACCCCGTTCATTGCATTTTCATGCACAAATCTAGCATCCTACATCTACATATGAACTGAAACCTAAGGTCCGACCGTTCGATGCAGAGGAATTCCACTATTACATCATATCAACTTTTttcagccccccccccccccccccccccccccacacacacacacacactcactcAGAATTGATTGGATAGAAGATAGGCCTTTCCAGGTGCTACTTTAATTGGGTCACAACTTCTCAAACCCGATGACCCAATGCACAATAATTTAAGTGGATATtctctttgaaaaaaaagaataaagcgCATATGGTTGATTATGGTAAAGATGCAAATGCAATAAAACAAGATACATCTATGCAAGTTGCAAGTTCTCCATAGGTTCCAATGTGGTGTTGCACAATGCATTAGACTCCAATGTACCAGCGAACTCGTTACGCCTATGGGCCGTTAGTGTGTGAAAAAAAATGCGTTTATGGGAACCATCTAAAATAATAATTTAATTCTATATCGCAAGGAAATATAAAAAAATCCAATCTGCACCGATTCAATTaaacaaaatatattttttaaggGATTACTATGGAAGCGTGAAGAAATGGATATGGACCAATGTTTTAAATAGCCGGCTATGCCCTTTAGCATCTTTGATTTCCACAGGCTACAAAAGCTATAGCCAGCTATATCCTCAGATAGCTGCATTTCGCGGTTTAGCAAAAATATATGTCAAAATTAAGATGTCAGTGGATTATGCACATCTAAGCATGGAACCAGGAACATTTCAGCACAAAGAATCATGTTAAGGGCATTACACAAAGTGCTATCTATGTAATAAATAAATGGTCTGATTTCATTGCCCGACATTTGAAAGCAGCAAAGGAAGCTGCAGAACAGAGGAGAGAGAGCACATAAGAGAAGAAAGTTGCTTGCTTGTTGCTCCCGCTTCTGGGACAGAAACTATTGGTCTTCGACTCTTTTGTCTTTATCAGAAATTCAGCAGCCAGGTCGCTGCTGGTATAGCCAGGCGCAGACACCACCGGCCGCAGGTCGCAGCCACATGTCGCCGCCACTGTTGCCAACATATAGGTCACCACCCACGCCGCTCTTTAATCAGGGGGAGGTCGAGGGTTGGTAGGGTCAGGGTCGAGCACAAGGGTGTGTGACCGGTTAGGTCGAACAGGGCCCCCGAATTGGAGGGGTCCACCAACTGGTTGGTTAACTATAGGCCTATGGCCCGTCAGTCGATCAGTCGATGGCACTATGAGAGCATGGCAGGCGTCAGATGGCCAGATGCCCTCTCACAGGTGCAGGTCTGCAGGACAGGATCATAGGACGCGAGGGGCCCAGGGCTGCAGGGCGCCATCGACCAGAATGGCAGGACTCCATCCATATCCATCTGTGATCTGTCGCCTATCTCGTGCGTGACCTGTCGAATAGTCGAATAGTCGAATAGAATAATAGATCCATACGGCGTCCATCCTCCGTCGCAGAGACGCAGCCTGCAGGTGCGCGATCGGCCTGCCGGCGATTGGGCGCTGGggcctgcacggctgcaccagGACTCCATCCTTTTCGCCAAAATTGAAAGTTGTGGGAATTAAAACTTTCTAAAAATAGAAAGTtcgggaaggagaggagggggatgTCATGAATCGATGGCTGGAAGAGGTTCTGGCGTGCGCGCTAATTAGTCGGCCCCATTAGGGTTATTACGAGCAGGGTGTGCAGTTTTTTTTACTCATTTTGGACTGTTGCGTGGTGATAACGGGCCAGCACGAGCTGATATAAAAATGACAAATTACGAAATAAATAGTATAGTTTAGGgggaaattgaaaaaaaaaactacgcTAGAGACGCTTGGCGACCACAAACGCAAGCGCGCTCgagagaaaaaaagggaaaagtacAACACTACCacagcacacacacacaagAGTGTTAACACCACAACGACCATGTACTTGGTAATAATTGCTACTACCATCATTTTGTTCAATCCGATACAGTTTAACTACTGGTACAGGTAACTGGTTACAACCAGTGGCGCCAATGGCGTCAAACACAAACACTCCTCAATTGAAGCCGTCGATGAGTCCGTCGAAGACGGCGCCGTAGTCATGGCCGCGGTATAGGTCCCTGAA
This genomic window from Setaria viridis chromosome 8, Setaria_viridis_v4.0, whole genome shotgun sequence contains:
- the LOC140220305 gene encoding protein ALP1-like produces the protein MDGAERRRWLILRGASLVVVVTAWMFVRFRRRCLTRPPITYAPMSAREEQRQNNLNYIYQADDTRCVDLLRMKRAPFFQLCDLLRTRELLKDTMHCNVEEQVAIFLHVVGHNQRFRVINLSFRRSFETISRHFQEVLYAVGELRQEMIQLPSTVVHPKIVGSHRWNPYFKDCIGAIDGTHVLARVPRSIRAAFLGRKHTTTQNVLAAVDFDLRFTYILAGWEGSAHDALILNDALEREDGLRVPPSKFYLVDAGYVVRPGFLPPYRATRYHLREFGARVPQIPKELFNLRHSSLRTTVERAFGALQNRFRILDNKPFHPYKTQVKLDLACCILHNWILRFGE